Sequence from the Cucumis sativus cultivar 9930 chromosome 1, Cucumber_9930_V3, whole genome shotgun sequence genome:
GGCAAATACATATCGGTGAATTCCTGTTGGAGGCTGCGGACCCATGTAATGCACCACCTCTTTCCCTGTTTTCATCGCATACaagaaatgaacaaaaacagAGTATAACTTATACATTCTTATCATTTTCAGAAATGTAttgagttttttgtttttagtttattaaactTAGCCTATAAACACCTTTTAATTAGGAAAATTTTGATGCTCAGGTTCTATACTTTTTCACTGGGTagctattttaattaaatacttcAGTGTATAActcctattttttaaaaaaaaaactgtatatatagaaataattatttgtaccTGTGAAGAAGTATATCGATACCCAACCTCGAAACTTTGAggatcaaatctaaattttattatatatgtaaattctCTTTCGTCAAGTTATTTTTCATCGAgtgattgttatattttcaagCATCATAAAAagtcttaattttcaaaacaggTGGGgctacaattttaaaatggatgacaaaaaccaaagaagataaaactaaGTGACGAATGTAGTATTTAcatgtttaatttcttaagaaccaaaaaactaaacaaaaattgaagtaaattaaaaaaaaaaatcagagaaATATCCAATGGGAGATAAATATTTGCGAACTCGCCTCTACTAGGACATATATGAATGCAAAAAGGAATccaagaaagaagagaaaacaaagattttattcttcattcattcattcttcttcttcttactgATCATCataagataaattattattacatgAACAAAAACATACCTTTATTAGCATCAGCCCCTTCTGGAATGTCAACAACAATCctgataaaaagaaatcacaatTTTTTGtcccaaaaaaatcaaatctctccctgttttttctttctcgaAACCAAAGAATAATCCAAAAAAGTTTATTACTTACCAGTGAAGCCACTCTCTGAAGGTTGGCTCACTTGGACTAGGAGCATCAGGATCCACCATAACCTACCCCAAAAAAATATCCCcaattcattaacaaaaacaGAACCCCAAAAGgcaaagagaaagaaaattaagtaCCAGAGTATAAAGTTGGTTAGAGACGGGGGCTTGAATAAGAACAGTGGGCCGATCAGCAGCGACAAACGGCTTGATTTCGCCCCCATTAGCTACGTGTTTAGACCCATAACTGACCGACACATCAGCTGCCGGAGTAAACATGTCCAACACATCTCCGATCACTCTCCCAACCACCAGTGAATCCACAGACcgtaccatttttttttctcctattGGTGGTGTTTGGTTCTTTGGTTATTCTTCTTTGACAGCCTCTCGTCCTTTTGTATACATTTCTGCGTTAAGGATTTAGTGGGAGAATTAGTTCCGTGACACGTAGcattttatttgatgattTGGCAATCAGCTTCTTCATTATCATCCTAATTTCTTAACACGTGTCCAAATATCCCACATTTGCCGGTACAATGTTTTGTTAGTGCCAATGGTCGGCTTCCTCTCTTTTATTCTAAACTTCTAACTAAACCCTTAACCCATCCTAATCAGTCttaatttagaattattttcttcttcacgcCACTCACCATAATTAATTCTCTAACTTATGTATTTCTACACAATAATATCATCAAGAAATGGACCATCCTTAATCACCCACCTCATCACCCTATACTTGGTTTGCAGCTACGTTTAGTATAAAATTGGGAAacatctatttatttttctaattctgAATGGATGTTGAGATggatatatatactatattttatctttttaacaTCACTGATAACtgataataaaaacaaatgttaaataaaagCAAAGCATACAGAAAGTTCTCTGCACAAGTCGACAAaaaattttgccatttttattttgttcattattGCAAATTTTCTCATTACGTTTCATTTCATAAACTGCAATTGAGTTGTTgggttttgatttgattaaatcCAGAAGAAATCATTTTGTTCGTATGCATTACAAATTAAAGCCCAGACTCCATAATAACTTATGGGCCTTCTTTGTAGAGGTATTGTGTGGACCTTAGTTTGCCAGCTTCTCTTGTTGGAGTTCCGAGTATGTTCATCAGGTTGATAATTGAGTTATGTTGAGTGCAGTTAGTAAATATTAAGTTTTACGAACATAGTAAATTtagaatcaatttttaaaatctatggTGAAGATTCTAGTTTAGTAGAGTGAGTAATTCATGTAGTAGTGTCTAGTTGAATCATGGGAAGTTCTAGTAGTATACATTGAGGTCCTAGGTAGTAATGGAGGGCTTGTGGAGAAGAACTTCGTTTCTGCCATGAATTTTTTAGCAGTATCATGAAAGACCTTTAGAGAATTCATAGATAAGTTTAAAGAGGAACATTGGACATGTGTACTGGTCCAATGTACTAGTCCAAGTGCTGTCTAAACTTCCAATGGATAATACACGAAAGAGTTAGTGGTAATTAGTAGTCAAGCGGGTGAACTGTCAAAATTAATGTCATTTCAAGTAGTGATATATGGTAAGGGCTCGAAGAAGAACATCTCaacaattttatgaaatattaagGAGAAACAGTTATGAGATAAATGTTTAACGGAGGAAACTAAGTTTATATAAGTGATAGGATTTAATGATGATAAACTTAATTTGAAACATGGAATGCACACACCCATCAATTTAGATCTACATATATGgtcaacaaaatgaaaatgttgacAACTTTTgtagagaaaaaacaaaaagtaagattcatatatgataataatacATGAATATGACCATTATCATTTTAGGAATTATTTCGGCACGGTTGAACATATAgcaaattagatttaaaataattaaatttgtaacaatattttaaaaaaattacaaatataacaaaatttattaaagtttatcaaacatAGACTTTATTGCAAATATTAGTCGATCACcgataaatcataaaaatttatcaacaataaaaatctatcattaatagattttattatatttacattttttttaaaatgttgttatatacttaattattatttctaaaattgttaacCATTATAACTacttttttaatgattaaaataCGAGTCTAATtgttaaactttgaaatttgtttctatttgaTTTGTTAATAACACAAAATTGTTTGATAGGTCTCTAAAGTCTAACTTTATATCTAATAAGTCAATGgctttacaaatatttaacacttaaacttttaattttgtatctaataagTTACtcgttatatatttaaaatttaaaaaataaattgatgaCTTGGGtaatatagatttatattttttatggcTAATAAAATCctacaaaatatcattttggtaCCTAGTAGATATCTaagattgttttaaaaaaagatattgaatTGCTAGATGTCTTCAtatacacaaaatttaaattaattcaaccTACACTTGAAACTTTGaagatttgttatatattttctaaaagtttgaGGAAACCTTGTTAAATACATCATAGaaattctcaaaatttattaaatacttttaaattctaaatataatgtttgaaatatactcttaaatgtttaattttaaaaaaaaaatgtcaatccTAAGTTAGAGTGGTttacaataacataaaataaattaatttttattataagagtTTAAATAAAGGTGATTGTTGAACCAGAAATGTCAGTCAATTAAACCTTATCACGttatcacaaaaaaaattatgatgattataatttgataagATTTGAGTAATTAAGTTTTATCATAATCAATCCAATTCAagatgtatataaaaaaattgggcCAAAAAAGATAATAGACTCAAACCAAAGTCCAAGCCCAAGTCCAATCCGTATATGGACTCTAAGTCCAAGTCCAACAAACACATGTGTCTACGTTCAAGGTCAGCCAGCATATGAACCCAAAGTCTAAGCTCAGCAAGCAAATGGATCCTAAATCCACCTAAGctcataaaaaatttctataaataaagagaTTCCTATTCATTTAAGAGAGttttttgttgaaagaagaatCGGAGctttcaaaaattgaaatttcaaacttctaaagctctcaagacgtgAAAGTTCTTATCAATATTGAGATTATCATCTTCTTAAAGATTGAAAACTTAGAATATTAAACATTTCTTGAATTCTAtaaaatcgaagttcaaatttacttgTAACCATAACTTTCTGAAGATTGAGAAACTAAAAGTTCTAAGAAGTTTAATTTGTATTCAAGAGAAAGtattaaataagtaaatattaaagattGTATCCacgaaattataaattaatatacaaagttgaatttcataaattaaatttctctaaaaatatTGTGTGAGCACTACTTAGTTCAATGAACGTCATTCATGCATCAAAGAAAACGTTGAACTTAAAGAGTTTGAAGACATGAAAAATGACATCTTCTAGAGgtaccaaaaacaaaagcagaCAACACATTAACCCAAAATTTCCAACTTCTACAAATCAACTTTTTCATGTGTAGAAGAAAATGTAGAAAATATCTATCCTCACTCTTTTCCAGTCAAAAGTTTGTCTTCCAAACTTGGAAATTCATGCTTACATGATGTCCCTCAATTAAACAcccaattatatatatatcttctttttcattacatacatacatacattaGATTGCCAATTTTCCTTTCATTATCTTTTGCACATTTTTCATGGCACTTGAATTATTTTTCCTATAATATAGCtttactatttattatattgattCACTTTTCTACGTTAACATGAGCTAAACTTAATCCGGCTCTTTCATACCTGTATGCTTTTTACTATGACCATAGATACTCAATTCTAATGATGATAAacataattgtaaataattgtaaattttgaatattttttagataacTAAACATATATGgtcaacaaaatgaaaatgttggaCCCTTtcaagagaaaaacaaaaagtatgATTCATATATGATAAGGATATGATCCTTCATCGTTtgtatcaattatttttaataaagatagttgaaaatatagtaattagattcaaaataattaagcacataataacataattttaaaaaatttaaatataactaaatttgtgaaagtctattaatgatagtaaTCTATCTGTTATAAACAATATTGCTATATAATTAACTATTATTCCTACCAATGTGAATGATTATgactaaactttcaaatttgtttctattagattttttaataactcaaGATTGTTTGATAGATCTTTAAAGTTTGACTTTCAATCTCATAAATTTGTGATTAATAGATTTTGTctatatttaaagttttaaaaaataaattaaaatgtattagacaatatagatttatatttttgtttatgacTAATAAAATCctagaaattttcattttcgtACCTAGTATATCtatgatgttttaaaaaaagaaatattgagTAGCTCAATgatttcataaacataaaattcaatataaacttcaaactttgtaCATCTGTTATATATGTCTTACAAGTCGTATTAgaaaggttaattttcataaatataacaaaacactaTAATATTTATCGACCCAcgtaataaaattaaaaagtccATGAAGtagactattttttaaatatttcaagtttatccttcaattcctttttatctcttttttttgcaatttttttgtttcatctccatgtctttttctctttcttcttctacaatttattttccaaacGGTTATTCAAATAGTGTacctaatatttttttttttcaaacagtTGTTTGGTTCTTCAATATCGTGTACAAAAATAGTCAAAAcctaaacaatcgtgtataaaaaatatttaggtagCAAAAATCTAAATGACCACGTacctaatatttttaaaaaaatctcaaatctaaacaaatcTTGAAATGATCGGGTaaaaaagaatcttgaaaaaaaaatctattagatttgggtagccaaatctaaactatcaaatctaaacgattataTAACAAAGAATAGTTAAATTCAAACAATCGTGTAACAAAGAGTAgtcaaaatgaaaacaatcgtttatcaaatatattacacaCGTTAGGTACCAATTAACATCGAGAcgtttttttgtattttttattgtaagtTTGTGGGTAGGTTTTTTCTGGTTTTGAAATTCttctataaatattagaaaacctgaaaacttaataaatacttttaaattctaaatacaaagtttgaaatatattcttaaatatttaattaaaaaagatgttATCTTAACAAAAAGTTAGCTATAGAGTGTTTTtgcaataattgaaaaaaaaaaaagttttgatgaaaagaatttaaataaaagtgatatatatacatccttattttttaatctatatttgGTGAATGTTATTTAcccatcaaagaaaacaaccctaaattctttttaaaaaaattgaagacatGAAAAATGCTATCTTCTAGAAGTATATATAGCCCAAAATTTCCAATGTCTACAAACCATTAACTTTTTCATGTGTAGAAGAAAATGTACAAAAGATATCTCCTCCCTATTTTCCAGTCAAAAGTTTGTCTTCCAAACTTGGAAATTCACTCTTACATGATGTGCCTCAATTAAACACCCATTGTATTTacatctcttctttttcataacatatattatataaactaCAATTTAATAGATTGCCAATTTCCCTTTCATTATCTTTTACACTTATTTTAAGTGTTAcattaaaaagtttgaaacttAGAATCATATTCACTTTGCAcccttctttctttaattattaaatttgggttcaaaagatttattattttttcattaaataaaaaatgaaaacattccaaaatataagtttaaatAGAGTTAataacaaaagcaaaaacaaaaaaaaaaaaaaaagttgagagagACAGAGATGATGAACAAAGTCATGTAAGACATTTACAAACTTTAAAGGGGTTGACATTCTTAAAACTTAAAGCAAATAATTTCTTGGACGGTCGagatagaaaatgaaagatagagagagagagacaaaaAATTGGCCTTTTCTCTATTCATATTTATCCCATTTCTcttcattaattttctttttcatttttcctgtCGGCTAAGACTCAATAAATTTCAGCCCCCACCAAATTTTGCATGGGAcagaaattaaattgtttgaattCTTCATTAATTTCCTTAGGATCCAAAGTTAATTAAACAACgagttttctctttttccttttttaattttatttaacctTTTCCCTCTCTTCCTTTCATGACGACACAATGACATATTGCTTACCTTAGAGATTATCTTTATATCATATACACTTTCAAAAGCCCAACATGTAATATTCACATTAACAAATACCATACATGCATTATGATTTGTGAGTTAAAAGCACATAAAAACATACGTCAAATATTCTTAGATTCATATGGAATATATCTCTTCAATATCAGGGTGCAAAATGTTAATCTTGATaattgttatgatatatagCCCCAATTacgtattatattttaaatgtagtatgaagagaaaaaaggataatgttaaaaagaaaacaaaggaaaaatcCAGAAGAGGGATACAATTATTAGTGAGTTCAATTATGAAGAAGAgggttgaaaatttgaaatggtGCAAATAATTAGACAGAAGGCAGCCGCAATACAAGAGATAAAATACCTAAACAATTGGTGGAGATTTATTTTAGCAATTAGAAGTGATTGTCATTAATGTTGGTTcgtacaaaatatatatgcatgttCATGCATGTTCACATTGTCTACCAATCATATGATATTCTATTCGTCCAACTTTTGCAACCCACTTGTAATTCTTACTCTATTTctattcatattttcatttttacttttcaaaatctctAGGGAATAGggaaacttttgtttttttttttctgcaaatttgttatgtgaagttgacttttaaattaagttttactAGCTATATCTTGTAAAAGTCAGAATACAAAATTGTCTCCCAtggttatttattattttggtctTATAGAAGAAAGTTTGAATAGTCGTCCAAAAATTCAGTTgatttacttttgtttaatatattgaaCTATTGTTGGTATAGTATGGCAAGTAGTTTTAAATGTGAATGTGAAATAATATCTATTATATTGTATAGTTTTCAAGAAGCTATCAATTAAATGATGGTAGAGTGCTTAACTGAGCCAATGTGGTGTTTGTTGAAGCTACTCCAACGCTCaagtcaaaatgttgtctaATCGTTAAGTGTGTGAGTTTGgagaattcaaaaaaaaaaaaaaaaaatagttagatAACCGAAAATATTATATACCCTACTTCTTTCTTAAAGACAGTACTTTTTGTTTGGTATATCTGAACTTTTAGaaaagtaacaatttagtctctTAATCTTATTGTGTAACAATGACTTTTTGTTTGGTATATCTGAACTTTTAGaaaagtaacaatttagtctctTAATCTTATCGTGTAACAATGATCTGTCAAccttttcattaattatattacatgATAGACTTAGTCACTATAAACTCACTATAATAAtcttaaattatgtttattatattaaaatatatatatgtgttcaATTAACTTGGATATATATTGTAAGTGTTAGAAgcaaataatatttcatatggattaacaaataaaatgatccacagtaaaatttaatttgtagaGATAATGTTAAGGTTctaaatcattttcatcataaaattaaagttttcatttcttgATTAGGTTGAACTATATATACGTCACATAGGTAGAGTGGATATACGCAAGATActtgaataatatttattatagtaATTAAATCATTTGTGATTACAATTATGTTCTCTTAAACCACTTTTTTCTCTTGCCATTgagatgaaaaattaaagtaggTAGTAAATTATATATGCTTAGCTAGTAATAGCTAGGTTTAAAACTAATTCAATCAAGTTCAAATCTTGAtgttttgatcttcttttgaTAATATAATGTGTGAAATGAATGAAAGTGTTGATATATATCTCATTCAAATGAAATACATATGAATATCCAAGGTATGCACAATATCTTGTTCCATGCATTGTCCAATTATAtctataaattcaaatttcaacctAGGTGAAAGAAATGAAGGTAAAACACAACAAGTAGTTGAAGAGGGTCCACTCCTTTTCATGATGAacaataatcataattaaagCTTATTGTTAAGAAAAGATTAGTGAATGAGGGTGTATTTTGTTAGAGAACTGAAGTAAATCAATTGCTCCTTTTCACATTTGCAACAAATGAAAAGTCAAAAAAGCtttgtattattaatatattgttattacaTTGACTGAGTTCAAAGTGGATAAGGTGATGGATCCATGAGGGTTAACGGGTAAACGTAAACCCGAATTCGTCAACAAAAGAGTGGGTCCCTATCTATGTATTATTGAGACCCACGTGTCCGAATACGGTGACGTAGGATTCATTAAGGTCGCGGTTTTGagtttctttaaataataataaatataaaatgggGTTTGAAAGAGACAAAATAACACAAGAGCCATGCCATGATTTTCAATAAAGCATTTAACCATCTCTTCCCTTTGTGGTTCCCACCGTAGAAGTAAACCTCTATGTTCAAGACACGTACTCTTTGACTTTTTCCATTCTTAAATACATTAATACAATACATTATTTATCATAATAATCCCCATgtattctttaatatatatacataataatcCCACTTTTTACTATTACTAGGAAACTCAACACATAGTTCCCCAAACTGCCCTGCATCTGACACCTGTCATCACCGTTTCCTTTTACTCACTgccacctccacctccaccccTTGTCTCTTTGCCGGAATCCTGGGTTTTGGTCTCACTTACTGATATAATTACCTTTtgttttatacatttatatttttcttttatgatcaCTTGTTggaaaagttatatatattcgGCCTTATTTagtctaaaagaaaaaagaacatggAGTTCATAActtttagaaacaaatttgtaCATCTCACGAGGTGGTATGGAGCCGTACAGGTCATTGGTCAACCAACAATAAATCCAGATGATTGTCAAACCCATTTGACGTAAATTGAGTTTGTGGtagtttttgcttttgtttctaTAACAATGAATAATTATTAGCTATACGTTTATACCacacatcattttttttttcgttgaaaattaaaaaacaaaaatttgcaTCAAAGTCACCTCCCTTGTTTCTAAGTtcttgaattaaataaataaagaaaaaaagtcatttttttaatataactttttcatTCTGTAATTACTAAGGTAGAATTAGACGAACCACGTTCATGTTCAAAGGAAAATACTTACCCATTGTTGAATTAATTGATTAGTAATAAATACGTTGCGTATAGACTTTCAATCCAGATatcgatttttttaaatt
This genomic interval carries:
- the LOC101203581 gene encoding protein MOTHER of FT and TFL1; protein product: MVRSVDSLVVGRVIGDVLDMFTPAADVSVSYGSKHVANGGEIKPFVAADRPTVLIQAPVSNQLYTLVMVDPDAPSPSEPTFREWLHWIVVDIPEGADANKGKEVVHYMGPQPPTGIHRYVFAVFKQNTPLGGRLRPPTTRSNFKTRQFASQNGLGLPVAAVYFNSQKQPASKKR